Proteins from a single region of Zavarzinella sp.:
- a CDS encoding NAD(P)H-dependent glycerol-3-phosphate dehydrogenase, which yields MTQQTRLAVLGAGGWGTAVAIVLSRNPLLHITLWSPRSDHGLELERDRENRRLLPGVKIPAEVHLTCDPAATADAEGWVSVIPTIYLRSTMMRLPGYYRQQPVISLTKGLEIGTFKRPSQIIGEVLGTHQLLALSGPNHAEEVARGMPTSAVIAGNESSLTTWGQKLFTNDRFRVYTNQDIVGVELAGALKNILGIAAGISDGLGFGDNAKSALLTRGLVEMARFAGALGAEHETFYGLAGMGDLITTCFSPHGRNRMVGERLARGESLADILASVPSTPEGVSTAKSVYERCQKMEIDMPICTGVYRVLYDGIAPLDYINQLMMRKPAQE from the coding sequence ATGACCCAACAAACCAGATTAGCTGTTTTGGGTGCCGGTGGCTGGGGCACTGCCGTTGCCATTGTCCTTTCGCGCAACCCCTTACTGCACATCACTTTATGGAGTCCACGCAGTGACCATGGCCTTGAACTGGAGCGGGATCGGGAAAATCGACGATTATTGCCCGGCGTGAAAATTCCTGCCGAAGTTCACCTGACGTGCGACCCAGCCGCCACGGCAGATGCGGAAGGCTGGGTCAGTGTCATCCCCACCATCTATCTGCGTTCCACCATGATGAGGCTGCCTGGGTATTACCGCCAGCAACCAGTGATTAGCCTGACCAAAGGACTGGAAATTGGCACATTCAAACGACCGTCTCAGATTATCGGTGAGGTGCTGGGTACCCACCAGTTACTGGCACTCAGCGGGCCCAACCATGCGGAAGAAGTGGCTCGAGGCATGCCCACGTCTGCAGTGATTGCCGGAAATGAGAGCTCTCTCACCACTTGGGGGCAGAAACTGTTCACCAACGACCGTTTTCGAGTTTACACCAACCAGGATATTGTGGGTGTCGAGCTGGCAGGTGCGTTAAAAAACATCCTTGGTATTGCGGCAGGGATCAGCGATGGCCTTGGCTTTGGCGATAATGCAAAATCGGCGTTGCTGACACGAGGTCTGGTGGAAATGGCCCGCTTTGCAGGTGCTTTGGGAGCCGAACACGAAACTTTTTACGGTTTAGCAGGGATGGGCGACCTGATTACCACCTGTTTCAGCCCCCACGGACGGAACCGCATGGTGGGGGAACGCCTCGCACGTGGGGAGTCGCTGGCCGATATTCTGGCCAGTGTCCCATCGACACCGGAAGGGGTCAGCACGGCGAAAAGTGTATACGAGCGGTGCCAGAAAATGGAAATCGACATGCCGATCTGCACCGGAGTTTACCGCGTTCTGTATGATGGCATCGCCCCACTGGATTACATCAATCAGTTAATGATGAGAAAACCAGCACAGGAATAA
- a CDS encoding DPP IV N-terminal domain-containing protein encodes MRLNLLLIWSLIFGGTDLVGEERTTHEKLLTIAESRLKSIYENRDFAPATFAGHWLADSSGYLVLESARPGTAPDVVKYGVQDRKRTVFISADQLIEPVKKVPLHAQKIIQTPIDHIFCLETRNGQWLFDVKSQKLQQLPNVAPQPALADSFSPQVDRIVFRRGRNLSVVELQNGKITALTKVDDRSDFNHFDAHWSPDGRRIAFIQSDYSKVRRRAVILPTDPTYPEVRFDHFARVGTPIPTLRIGIVDRDGGDSQWLKLPAEPGTFYIQNISWAGNSKELLIELQSRFRDHRKFLLANIVSGAVQTAYEETDPAWIDASYAANAGLEWIRNGKEFLLLSERNGWRQAYLISRDGKQQTLLTKEKSDIISRGPVDEAGGWFYYIASPTNATRRYLYRIKLDGKSEAERVTPADQPGSHSYLFSPDRKWAFHTYSTFDNPPVIDLVRLSDHRSMHVLEANEQVRKRAQPNIHRPTEFLKVNIGNGVEMDAWMLKPKDFDESKKYPVFFFIYGEPHGQTVLDDWAGGQNHTMFHRMIADLGYLVVSMDNRGTPAPKGAAWRRSVFGSLGPLSSDEQAAGVKELGRMRSYIDLSRVGIWGWSGGGSNTLNAMFRKPETYHVGIAVAPKPRPELYNAWFQEIFMRTPEVNPEGYRTAAAINYAEGLRGDLLIVHGTGETNTHLQITESLVDRLIELGKKFDYMAYPHRDHGLREGKGTSVHLRMLMTRYLLDHLPPGPK; translated from the coding sequence ATGCGATTGAATTTGTTGCTGATCTGGAGCCTGATCTTTGGCGGCACGGACCTCGTCGGGGAAGAACGCACTACACATGAGAAATTACTCACAATTGCTGAGTCCCGCCTGAAATCGATCTATGAAAACCGAGACTTTGCCCCAGCCACATTTGCTGGTCATTGGCTTGCCGATAGTTCCGGCTATCTGGTGCTGGAAAGTGCCAGACCTGGCACCGCACCGGATGTAGTGAAGTACGGAGTCCAGGATAGAAAAAGAACTGTTTTCATCAGTGCAGATCAGCTCATCGAACCTGTCAAAAAAGTGCCACTTCACGCACAGAAGATCATTCAGACACCCATCGATCACATTTTTTGTCTCGAAACCCGAAATGGCCAATGGCTCTTCGATGTGAAATCTCAAAAACTCCAACAACTTCCGAATGTGGCACCGCAACCAGCTTTGGCGGATTCATTTTCGCCACAAGTTGATCGGATCGTCTTCCGTCGTGGAAGAAATCTTTCGGTCGTCGAGTTGCAAAACGGGAAAATTACGGCCTTAACGAAAGTGGATGATCGAAGCGACTTCAATCATTTTGACGCACACTGGAGCCCCGATGGGCGCCGGATCGCCTTTATCCAATCGGACTACTCAAAAGTTCGCCGCCGGGCAGTAATTCTGCCTACCGACCCCACCTATCCCGAAGTTCGGTTTGATCACTTCGCCAGGGTAGGAACCCCCATCCCAACACTTCGCATCGGCATCGTGGATCGTGATGGAGGTGATTCGCAGTGGTTGAAACTGCCTGCGGAACCGGGGACTTTTTATATCCAGAACATCAGTTGGGCGGGAAATTCCAAGGAACTGTTGATTGAGTTGCAAAGTCGTTTCCGAGATCATCGCAAATTCCTGCTGGCCAATATCGTAAGTGGAGCGGTTCAAACAGCTTATGAAGAAACAGATCCCGCCTGGATCGATGCGAGTTATGCTGCCAATGCCGGTCTGGAATGGATTCGTAATGGGAAGGAATTCCTGCTTCTCAGTGAACGTAATGGTTGGCGGCAGGCCTATTTGATTTCCCGCGACGGCAAGCAGCAAACCCTGTTGACCAAAGAGAAGTCAGACATCATTTCGCGTGGTCCCGTGGATGAAGCGGGTGGCTGGTTCTATTACATCGCATCGCCGACAAATGCCACACGACGATATCTCTATCGCATCAAACTGGATGGTAAAAGTGAAGCAGAACGGGTGACACCTGCTGACCAGCCGGGGTCGCATAGTTATCTGTTCTCACCAGACAGAAAGTGGGCATTCCATACATATTCGACATTTGATAATCCCCCAGTGATTGATTTAGTTCGGCTTTCCGATCATCGCTCGATGCATGTGCTGGAAGCGAATGAACAGGTTCGGAAACGAGCCCAACCTAACATTCACAGACCCACAGAATTCCTGAAGGTGAATATTGGCAATGGTGTCGAGATGGATGCCTGGATGCTGAAGCCAAAAGATTTCGACGAAAGTAAAAAATATCCCGTGTTTTTCTTCATCTATGGAGAGCCACATGGCCAGACTGTACTTGATGACTGGGCAGGCGGGCAGAACCACACCATGTTTCATCGAATGATTGCCGATCTCGGTTACCTGGTAGTGTCGATGGACAACCGAGGCACACCAGCTCCCAAAGGCGCAGCATGGCGGCGGTCGGTGTTTGGCAGCCTCGGACCACTATCCAGCGACGAGCAGGCTGCAGGTGTGAAGGAACTGGGCCGGATGCGATCATATATCGATCTGTCACGAGTTGGTATCTGGGGCTGGAGTGGTGGCGGTTCCAATACCCTGAATGCGATGTTCCGCAAACCAGAAACTTATCATGTTGGTATCGCTGTTGCACCGAAACCACGGCCAGAATTGTACAACGCCTGGTTTCAGGAAATCTTCATGCGTACGCCCGAGGTGAACCCGGAAGGTTATCGCACCGCTGCCGCGATTAATTATGCTGAAGGTTTGCGGGGTGATCTGCTGATCGTCCACGGCACTGGTGAAACGAATACCCACCTGCAAATCACAGAAAGCCTTGTTGATCGCCTGATAGAATTGGGCAAGAAGTTCGACTATATGGCTTATCCGCACCGAGATCATGGCCTGCGTGAAGGTAAGGGGACTTCGGTCCATCTCAGAATGCTCATGACCCGCTACCTGCTCGATCATCTGCCCCCTGGTCCGAAGTGA
- a CDS encoding sulfatase-like hydrolase/transferase, whose product MIRFTIAILTATVWYFTATSQSAEPIKKPNVLFIAVDDLNDWVGCMGGHPQAKTPNLDRLAKSGVLFTNAHCAAPSCNPSRTAIMTGMSPAKSGLYTNTQRMRDVLPDTKLLPVLLREQGYTALGSGKILHYFTDAKSWDGYYPEAKTESPIPFTLYPKQRPLSLPRAGPWQYIETDWGPLDATDEEYGGDSLVANYVGQQLAKKHDKPFFLACGLYRPHEPWFVPKKYFEPFPLDKIQLPPGYQENDLDDLSAEGKRRGANRYFAHIQEHKQWKQGIQGYLAAIYYSDAMFGRVLDALDKSPHKDNTIVVLWSDHGWHLGEKQHWQKYTAWRACTRVPLMIRVPQLNKPAVCDRPVNLVSLMPTILELTGLPAHKECDGPSLVPLLKNPAGEWKHISVTYLDTPGSFGLSTDHWRYIKYHTGDEELYDIQADPYEWTNLAGKPEHREKLNELRKIAPTVFAKVVEPEMKAIAMKKPEKEIPPSKPEGAPATIQFVNSLGQPVRIYWVNPNGERKLYAEVKPNDNYRQNIRKGAVWLITDTKDTPVGYFVGTGVPVKAVIRK is encoded by the coding sequence ATGATCCGATTCACTATCGCTATTCTGACTGCAACCGTGTGGTATTTCACGGCTACGTCCCAGTCTGCAGAACCAATAAAGAAACCCAATGTGTTGTTCATCGCAGTGGATGACCTCAATGATTGGGTCGGTTGTATGGGAGGCCATCCACAAGCGAAAACACCCAACCTCGATCGGCTTGCCAAATCGGGGGTGTTATTCACTAACGCCCACTGTGCAGCACCTTCATGTAATCCGTCTCGTACCGCCATTATGACGGGGATGTCGCCAGCGAAATCCGGTCTTTACACCAACACACAACGGATGCGGGATGTTTTGCCGGACACGAAGCTACTACCGGTCCTTCTCCGCGAACAGGGATATACTGCCCTCGGTTCCGGAAAAATCCTGCATTACTTCACCGATGCAAAGTCATGGGACGGGTACTACCCTGAAGCGAAGACCGAATCCCCAATTCCATTCACTCTTTATCCGAAACAGCGACCACTCTCCCTGCCGCGGGCTGGCCCATGGCAGTATATTGAGACCGATTGGGGGCCACTCGATGCCACTGACGAGGAATACGGCGGTGACTCGCTCGTCGCTAATTACGTCGGTCAGCAACTTGCAAAAAAGCACGACAAACCGTTCTTCCTTGCGTGCGGACTCTATCGCCCCCACGAACCGTGGTTCGTGCCCAAAAAATATTTCGAACCGTTCCCACTCGACAAAATTCAGCTCCCACCTGGTTATCAGGAGAATGACCTTGATGACCTCTCTGCCGAGGGAAAACGCCGCGGGGCGAACCGTTATTTTGCTCACATCCAGGAGCACAAACAGTGGAAGCAAGGTATCCAGGGTTACCTTGCAGCCATTTACTACTCGGATGCGATGTTTGGCCGGGTACTCGATGCACTCGACAAGAGTCCGCACAAGGACAACACAATCGTTGTCCTCTGGTCCGACCATGGCTGGCATCTCGGTGAGAAACAACACTGGCAGAAATACACAGCGTGGCGAGCTTGCACGCGTGTGCCATTAATGATCCGCGTTCCACAACTGAACAAACCCGCGGTATGTGATCGCCCCGTCAATTTAGTTTCGTTAATGCCGACAATCCTCGAATTGACTGGACTGCCCGCTCATAAAGAGTGTGACGGCCCTTCGCTTGTGCCACTGCTCAAGAACCCCGCAGGGGAATGGAAACATATTTCGGTGACCTATCTCGATACTCCCGGCAGCTTCGGGCTGAGTACTGATCATTGGCGATACATCAAGTATCACACTGGTGATGAAGAACTTTACGACATTCAAGCTGATCCGTACGAGTGGACGAATCTTGCAGGCAAACCGGAACACCGTGAGAAACTCAACGAACTGCGGAAAATCGCGCCGACAGTATTTGCAAAGGTGGTTGAACCGGAAATGAAAGCAATCGCCATGAAAAAACCTGAAAAAGAGATCCCACCATCGAAACCGGAAGGTGCCCCTGCAACCATCCAGTTTGTTAACTCTCTGGGGCAACCAGTTCGGATTTACTGGGTCAATCCTAATGGCGAGCGCAAGTTGTATGCAGAAGTGAAGCCAAATGATAACTATCGCCAGAACATCCGCAAGGGTGCAGTGTGGCTGATCACTGATACCAAAGATACACCTGTCGGCTACTTCGTCGGTACAGGAGTGCCAGTCAAGGCAGTGATTCGAAAATAA
- a CDS encoding acetylxylan esterase produces MRLTSLCLLVLALPTWADFPKPENLPKQTGLPDLLKTMDGKTITTTEQWETIRKPELRKLFQHYMYGTLPTNLPFTSKVLHEDKQAYGGKATLKEIELAFTGTDFRFRLLVVVPHSKAPVPIFVGPNFTGNHSVVDDPKVQISSAWSRGNNPTVVENRLTEQGRGKNKDTWNIDLIIESGFAVATYYYCEIDPDNKDLRAGVRNILPKNYPTATIACWAWALSRCVDVVTKMPEIDAKKVVSVGHSRLGKTAILAAAMDERIAIAMPHQAGCGGTAPSRGTVGESVERINTSFPHWFNDQFKLFNKDTARLPFDQHGLVALCAPRPVLFTNAEEDSWANPRGQFEVLQAANPVYRLYGKEGISTKEFPPNNQLVDSTLGYFIRPGKHSMIRPDWEVFIAFAKKHFQK; encoded by the coding sequence ATGCGGCTGACCTCTCTTTGCCTGTTGGTTTTAGCTCTGCCCACCTGGGCAGATTTTCCGAAACCAGAAAACCTGCCAAAGCAGACTGGCTTGCCAGATCTGCTAAAGACAATGGATGGCAAGACCATCACCACCACCGAGCAGTGGGAGACGATTCGCAAACCGGAATTACGTAAATTATTCCAACATTACATGTATGGCACACTACCCACCAATTTGCCATTTACCTCAAAGGTGCTGCATGAAGACAAACAGGCTTACGGTGGGAAAGCCACGCTGAAAGAGATCGAACTGGCGTTTACCGGTACCGATTTTCGTTTTCGCCTGCTGGTGGTGGTGCCCCACAGTAAGGCACCCGTACCCATTTTTGTGGGGCCAAACTTTACCGGTAATCATTCCGTGGTGGACGATCCCAAAGTGCAGATTTCTTCCGCCTGGAGCCGTGGCAATAACCCCACCGTGGTAGAGAATCGGCTGACTGAACAGGGACGTGGCAAAAATAAGGACACCTGGAACATCGATCTGATTATCGAAAGCGGCTTTGCGGTGGCCACCTACTACTACTGCGAAATTGATCCCGACAATAAAGATTTGCGGGCAGGCGTACGCAATATCCTGCCGAAAAACTATCCCACTGCCACCATTGCCTGCTGGGCGTGGGCACTTTCCCGGTGCGTCGATGTAGTGACAAAAATGCCGGAAATCGATGCCAAAAAAGTGGTATCGGTGGGTCATTCCCGCCTTGGGAAAACTGCCATTCTGGCAGCCGCGATGGATGAGCGGATTGCGATTGCCATGCCCCACCAGGCAGGGTGTGGGGGCACTGCACCCAGCAGAGGCACTGTGGGGGAAAGCGTGGAACGGATCAATACCAGTTTCCCACACTGGTTCAACGACCAGTTTAAGCTATTTAACAAAGATACCGCTCGTTTGCCATTCGATCAGCATGGGCTGGTGGCCTTGTGTGCCCCACGTCCGGTGCTGTTTACCAATGCCGAAGAAGATAGCTGGGCCAATCCACGTGGGCAATTTGAGGTACTTCAGGCAGCAAATCCGGTCTATCGCCTGTATGGTAAAGAAGGGATCTCAACAAAAGAGTTCCCACCGAATAACCAATTAGTGGATAGCACCCTGGGGTACTTTATTCGACCTGGCAAACACTCCATGATCCGCCCAGACTGGGAAGTATTTATTGCCTTTGCGAAGAAGCATTTTCAGAAATAA